Proteins from a genomic interval of Gemmatimonas sp.:
- a CDS encoding M48 family metallopeptidase: MAIQLTQISSVTWEHPADRAALRALRALPGFDEVVRKIAGAFGERGVRNLFLGDAVLVGPTQRPALHARYLEVLHALDWPAAGQPAPQLYVAQTPIANAGAVGFEQPFIVISSGTLELLSPDEQRFVLAQQLGHIMTGRTTYRTIALIVLFFGMSALPLLASIALLPFQLALLEWYRTSELSADRAGMLGTQDPRSSLMTFLKLAGGKADGDSIDLDAYLAQAEEYQMGGSAWDSVLKALNTALREHPFHTVRAGELNRWQQSGAYGAILGGDYIRRGSEAERPFRDDLRDASDYYKEKAKEAADAMGGVINRAADAFRDAFKAAASMGDAAPGAGPSSPPPPPPPSEPPAH, encoded by the coding sequence ATGGCCATCCAACTCACGCAGATCAGCTCCGTGACCTGGGAGCATCCCGCCGATCGGGCGGCGTTACGCGCCCTGCGGGCGCTCCCCGGGTTCGACGAGGTCGTGCGCAAGATCGCCGGCGCCTTTGGCGAGCGCGGGGTGCGCAACCTGTTTCTCGGCGATGCAGTCCTCGTGGGGCCGACTCAGCGCCCGGCCCTGCACGCGCGGTACCTCGAGGTGCTGCACGCGCTCGACTGGCCCGCCGCCGGCCAGCCGGCCCCGCAGCTGTACGTGGCGCAAACCCCCATTGCGAACGCTGGTGCCGTAGGGTTCGAGCAGCCGTTCATCGTGATCAGTTCGGGCACCCTCGAGCTGCTCTCCCCCGATGAGCAACGCTTCGTGCTGGCGCAGCAGCTCGGACACATCATGACCGGTCGCACCACGTACCGGACCATTGCGCTCATCGTGCTCTTCTTCGGCATGAGTGCGCTCCCCTTGCTGGCCAGCATTGCGCTCCTGCCCTTTCAGCTGGCGCTGCTCGAGTGGTATCGCACCTCGGAGCTCAGCGCCGATCGCGCCGGCATGCTGGGGACACAAGACCCCCGCAGCAGTCTCATGACCTTTCTCAAGCTGGCTGGCGGCAAGGCCGACGGGGACTCAATCGACCTCGACGCATATCTCGCGCAGGCCGAGGAGTACCAGATGGGGGGGTCGGCGTGGGACAGCGTGCTCAAGGCACTCAACACGGCGCTCCGCGAGCATCCGTTTCACACGGTGCGTGCCGGTGAACTCAACCGGTGGCAGCAGTCGGGCGCGTACGGCGCAATCCTTGGCGGCGATTACATCCGCCGCGGCAGTGAGGCCGAGCGGCCGTTCCGCGACGATCTGCGCGACGCGAGCGATTACTACAAGGAGAAGGCCAAGGAAGCCGCCGACGCGATGGGGGGCGTGATCAATCGCGCTGCCGATGCCTTCCGCGATGCCTTCAAGGCCGCGGCGAGCATGGGTGATGCGGCGCCGGGGGCTGGGCCGAGTTCGCCACCGCCACCGCCGCCACCGAGTGAGCCGCCGGCGCACTGA